The nucleotide window CCATTGGATTTTTTTTCCAATCGGCATCTTTGGCATCTTCATAAATAATTGCTTTATACTTTTGACCTTTGGTCAGAAAATCCAAAACAATGGTAGTCTTTCTGTAATTTTCGTCTGTAATTGCTCCTAAAAACCAAGTTTCCTTTCCTTTAGTTTTTCTGGCAATGGTTAAATAATCACCAGGTTCAGCCTCCAGAATTTTGGTATCGTCCCAATCAACGGCAACATCCTTGATGAATTGAAAAGCATCCATGCGTTTTTCATAATTTTCAGGTAAATCAGCAGCCATTTGCAAAGGAGAATACATTGTTACATACAATGCCAATTGTTTTGCCAACGTAGTATGTACCTGTTCCTTTTTATTTTTGTCGTAATAACTCATTTTAATTTCAAAAATGCCCGGCGTATAATCCATCGGTCCGCCAAGCAGTCTTGTAAATGGCAAAATAGTTTCGTGACTAGGCGGATTTCCAATACTCCAACCGCTGAATTCATTACCGCGCGCTGCTTCGGCAGCTATGTAATTTGGATACGTACGGCTATAACCTGTTGGGCGGGACGATTCATGAGAATTAAGCATTAGTTTGTAATCGGCGGCGCGTTTGGCTACAAAGTTAAAATGGTTCACCATCGCTTGTCCATCGTGAAACTCACCACGAGGAATAATTTTGCCCACATAACCCGTTTTTACTGCCGGATAATCATACTTTTTCATCAAATCGAAAGCACGATCAAGATGGCGCTCATAATTACCAACAGAACCCGAAGTTTCATGATGCATAATCATTTTTACGTTTTTTTCTTTGGCGTAAGCCGAAATTGCTTTGATGTCAAAATCAGGATAAGGCGTAGTGAAATCAAAAACTTCTTCTTTCCAATTGCCATTCCAATCTTCCCAACCAACATTCCATCCTTCTACCAAAACGCCATCAAAGCCATTTTTTGCAGCAAAATCAATATATTTCTTGGTGTTTTCTGTTGTTGCTCCGTGTTTACCAGTTGGAGCTAAACTTTGTGTTAACACGTTTTGGGCAACTTGTGAACCCGTATAATCCCAAGTGGAAACCCCAACGTGCATTTCCCACCAAATTCCAATGTATTTCATTGGTTTTATATAAGAAACATCATCGAGTTTACAGGGTTCATTCAAATTCAGAATCATATGTGAGCCAACAACATCCCTTGCATCATTGCTTATCATAATAGTCCTCCATGGCGATACGCAGGGAGCTTGCAAATAGGCTTTATCGCCAATTGCATTTGGAACCAAAACTGACGTTAATTTGAACTTTGATCCGTCAACATTCAAATGCATTACTGGATAATTGACAACTGCTGCTTCAAAAATATTGACATACAAACCTGTTGACGATTTCATCATCAGCGGTGACTGTACGGCATATTTCCCAGGAATTGATTTTACTCCAATTCCATTATTCAAATCTAATTTAGTATTGTCAACTTCTGAAAGTTTGGTTTCATTATAGGCATATTCATTGCTGTCAAAATCACCAGGAATCCAGAAAGCTTTGTAATCTTCGGTCAGATTGAATTGTGTTTCTTCATCCGAAATAATGAAATAATTCAGGTTTTCCTGTTTAGGAAAATCGTATCTGAATCCAATACCTTCGTCAAAAACCCTGAAAATGATATTCATTTTTACTTTGGTTTCTTTTTGAACCAAAGCAACTGTAAGTTCGTTATAATGATTTAGAATTGATGATTTTTCACCCAAAACCGGTTTCCAAGATTCATTGAATTCGGAAGTTTTGGTTGACAGAATTTCAAAATCAGAATTAAGGGCTTTTTTTTCCTTTAGTTTTATTCCTAAAGAACTTTCCTCAATAACAGTTTTTCCATTATAATCAACCGAATAGGATGGTTTCCCATTTTCCAGTAATTTAAAATTGAGCGAAATTTTATTAGATGGCGATTTCACGTTTTGTGCATTAATTGAACATAAAATAAAAACGAAAAAAATTGAAAATATATGCTTCATTTGTTGCTTTTTAGGTTGCTTTAAACCAAAAATAATTATTAATCTATTTAGTATTTAATTTAAAAAATACTACAAGGTTGTAGTTTCAATAAGTCTTTTTTTTGATAAGAATAAACTTATATGAATTATTAAGTCGCGGTCGAACAATCTCGTTTCTTTCCAATAATCCTCAAACTTGTCATTCTAACGGAGGAAGAATCTCCGTTACAAAATCAGCTAAGATTGTGGACTTTGATTGAGGAGCTACTTGTGGAGATTGCTTCGCCAGTTCGCTATCGCTCGTGTCCTCGTACCTCGGAATGACAAGATTGTGGAAGTCGATTGCGGAATACCATCTAGAACATCACCATATTACTCGTAATAAGAAGCTTATGAACCAACTACACAATAATCTAATTTAATCTCTCATCATTTTGACTTAACATTCTTCATCGTTTTTGGGCCAATTCCATTTTCATTAAAAGCTTCAATAGCAAAATAATAATCAGTTCCTTTATCCAAGCCTCGAAAATCATACGAATCGCCATCATAAACCATTATGTTATTGTATAATTTATCAGGAGCAATTCCGTAGTAAATTGTATAACCAACGGCATCAGGAAGTTTATTCCAACTAATCATCGCGTTTCTTGAATCGGATGGATTTCTATTCACTTTGAAACCTGTTACCGCCTTTGGTTTTTCGGACAATCCGTTTCCAAACACACGAAAGTCAGAAACCGAAAATAATCCTGAAGCATTATGAATATTCACCATTTTTACATAACGCGCTTCAATTGGCTTCATTAATTCCAAATAATCGTGAGGAGCATCTTTGTCATTCTTGGATTTATCAACAACCAATGTCCAATTTTGATTATCATTTGAAGTAAAAATTTTATACTGATAATAAATATCCATTGCCTTGTTGTATTGCGTTGCTTTATGATCGGCATAGTTAATTTGGAGGGCATTTATCCTCATTTTTCTGCCCAAATCAATCTGGAACCATTCACCTGGTTTATCAGTTTTGGCTGACCAATACGATTGAATGTTTTCATCGGTCAAATTTTCGGCACTATAGCAAATTTTTTCAAAAACTTTTTTTCCGCCCGTGTCCACTCTATGCGTTTGCACTTCCATGCAATCTTCGGTAGAAGATACTGTTGCTGGCTTTTTGTATGAAAGCAACATCCATCCCGAGAAAGCACCATTGGTTTGGTCACGCTTTTGAGTCGGCAACAAAGTGGGATAATCACCATAAGCAGTTATTGAATACATAATATCATCTTTGTCAAATCCGGCGGGAAACATATCGATACGGCGCTCAAATCGATCTTTTACCGAAATTTTACAGGTTCCTGTATTCCAATAATTACCGTAGTTATCAGCAAAAGTATTCCCATGCCCAGCTCCTATAACAAATCCTCCCGGTTTATACGACATCGGGTTGTGTTTTTGATACGTAAAAGGTCCTAATGGACTGTCGCCTACGTGAACTCCATTGGCGTAGCCTTTAAATTCAGTTGCCGGAGCACCATATTGCATATAATATTTTCCGTTATGTTTGGTCATCCAAGCCCCTTCAATAAAATTGCCCCAAGGTGCAGGTTCCATGTCATTGTTTGGACCAAAACGCTCCCAACCATGATTTGTCGGATCTAAATTTACGACAGATTTTGCCTGTCCATAAGGTTTTTGAATATCTTCAACCTCTGTGGCGGCATATAATTTTGCATAATCCTCCTGATTTCCTTTCGGGAGCCATGTATTATAATCAACTTCGACACCTACAAGCGGTAATTTCCCGCTTGAACCGTAATACATATACACTTTTTTGTCATCATCCTGAAAAATAGCAGGATCCCAAGTGGGCAACATCGCCGTATTTACATGTCTTGTCCATCTCCCTAATTTGGGATTGGCTGTTTTCCAGATGGGATGATCTTTCTTCCAGGTTGAACCCACATAAAACAAAGTGTCATTTACCACCCACGCAGCAGGTGCACATTGATCATCATCTCCGGGAAGTCGTTGAAAACTACCATAAACAAAATTCCAGTCCGACATATCTTTACTCCAAAAGAAACCCGCCTGATTGGTCGCAAACAGGTAATATTCGCCTTTGTAGTTAATAATTACGGGATCGGCACTGGAACGACGTGAATCAGGAATTCCGTTATGGTTTTGGGTTGTATAATTGTATCCGATATTTATTGGATTACAATATGTTGAAGCAGGTCTGTTTGGGTCAAACCATTCCGTTTTTCCATTGCTACTGCTATTTTGAGCTGTGACAACTTGAATACTCAATGTAAAAAGAAACATCACTATTAAATTCAATCTTCTCATTTTCTAAACTTTTAATAGATTAATTGAAAGTTGTTTATTAAAAAATGCCCCTCGTTTAACCTAAAAAACGAAGGGCATACTAACCAAACTAACTAAACTTACTTAACTAAATTAAAACTAACTTTATTTTGTGCGTCTGAGTTTCCGCCTACGAAAACTTCAAATAATCCAGGTTCAGCTTCAAATTTCAAATCAGAGTTGTAAAATTTCAAATCTTCTACACTGATTTCGAATGTAACAGTTTGTTTTTCTCCCTTTTTAAGGGCAATTTTTTGAAAACCTTTTAATTCTCTAACGGGTCTGGTTACAGAACCAACCACGTCTCTGATGTACATTTGGACAACTTCTTTTCCGTCGTAATTACCTGTATTTGCTACATCGACACTTACAGTTACTTTTCCGCCGAAATTCATTTTATCAGATGAAATTTTAAGATTTGAATAGGAAAAATTGGTATAACTCAATCCAAAACCGAAAGGAAACAAAGGTTCATTTCTTTCATCGATATAATTGGATCTGAATTTTTCAAATTTTCCTTCTTTGTTAACCAAAGGTCTTCCTGTATTTTTAGAGGCATAATAAATAGGCACTTGTCCTAGGCTTCTTGGAAACGTAGCAGTTAATTTTCCCGAAGGATTAACATCTCCAAATAATACATCTGCAATTGCGTATCCAGCTTCAGTACCAGCAAACCATACATTCAATATGGCTGGCACAGTTTCATTTTCTTCTTTTATAACCAATGGACGGCCATCAAAAAGAACTAAAACTACCGGTTTTCCTGTTTTTAATAATGCATTCAATAAGTCTTTTTGCGCTTGCGGAATTTCAAGATTGGTACGGCTGCTGCTCTCCCCGCTCATTTCGGCAGATTCTCCCAGCGCCGCCACAATAACATCGGCTTGATTGGCAACTTTTAAGGCTTCGTTCAATAATTCTTCTTTGGAACGATTGTCTCTATGCAGGGTTTTTCCAAACATGGTGGCATTGGTCTCAAAAGTTTCATCATAATCAAGATTGCTTCCTTTGGCATAAAGTACTTTAGTCGATTTGCCGGCTACTTCTTTGATACCTGCCAATAATGATATTGCATTTTCCATTTTTGTGGCAACACTCCATGTTCCAGGCATATTTTCTTTGGCATCCGCCAAAGGTCCTATCAAAGCAATTGTTCCCGATTTTTTTAAAGGAAGTACCTGATTCTGATTTTTTAGTAAAACCAATGATTGTGAAGCTATTTTTCTTGCTTCATCTCTGCTTGCAGCGGTAAAAATATCGGTTTTGGCTCTTTTATCATCACAGTATTTGTAAGGATCATGAAACAATCCCAAATCGTATTTTGCATTCAGCATAAGCGTGACAGCTTTGTCGATTTGTTCAATGGTAACTTTATTTTCTTCCAATGATTTTTTCAAAGTTGTCAAAAGACCTTCGCCTACCATATCCATATCTACGCCCGCATTAAGCGCTAGAGCTGATACCGTTTGCAAATCTCCCATTCCGTGGTCAATCATTTCTGGAATTCCCGTAAAATCGGTAACCACAAATCCTTTAAAGCCCCATTGTTTTCTTAAAACATCTGTCAGCAACCATTTATTTCCAGTGGCAGGAACGCCATCAACTTCATTAAAAGACGCCATAACCGAACCGGAACCGGCATCAATCGCAGCCTTGTATGGCGGAAAATACTCATTATACATTCTGATATGGCTCATATCAACCGTATTGTAATCACGCCCAGCTTCTGGAGCTCCATATAAAGCAAAGTGTTTAACACAGGACAAAATAGAATTATTTTTACTAAGATCATCCTGTTCATATCCTTTTACCATGGCGGCGGCTATTTTGCTCCCCAAATAAGGATCTTCACCAGAGCCTTCGGAAACTCTTCCCCAACGTGGATCGCGGGAAATATCAACCATAGGAGAAAACGTCCAGCATATCCCGTCAGCACTTGCTTCCTGTGCTGCAATTTGAGCACTTCTTTCGATTAATTTCATGTCCCAAGTACATGACAATCCAAGCGGAATAGGAAAAGTGGTTTCATAGCCATGAATTACGTCCATACCAAAAATCAATGGAATTTTCATGCGACTTTTTTCAACTGCAATTCGCTGTACATCTCTAATTTTTTGAACAGTTTTAATATTAAATAAACCTCCTACTTTACCTTCTTCTATTTTCTTTGCAACATCAGAACTATTAGCCTGACCGGTAGTAATATCGCCAGAAGTTGGTAAATTCAATTGCCCTAATTTTTCTTCCAAAGTCATTTTGGACAATAACTCTGCAACAAATTCAGCTTTGGGTTTTATTGTAACTTGTTTTTTGTTTTCTTTCTTTTGGCTATAGCCAAAAAAAACGAAGCCTAAGAGCAGGATAACAGCTATCTTTTTCATTTTCTATTATTTTTTATTTTATTATAAAATGCAAGTATTCAAGATTATCGCCATCTTGTTCTCAATAACCGTACCTTTAATCATTTAAAAACAATATTTTGTATTTTTTAACTATAATCATAAACAAAAACAGTTAATTCTCCAAAAAAACTACAATTCTAAACAATTCACTTTTTTTGGATAATAGGAAAAATGGCTTTTGCGATTCGACTCAATTAAAGGGCATTTATTAAAATCCATATTTACCCGAACTAAAACCAAGATTCTTCAAACCTTGTTGTACTTCGGGGGCATTCATGAATAATTTCCACAATAAACCTGTTCGGTAATTTTCAATCATTGGAGCTATTGTTCCTTGATCTATAGCCAAATAACGTGGTGTAACCCAATTATAATGCGGTGAGAAAGCATCATAAGGTCCTGCAACTCCTACGTAAGTACTTTTATTTTCATCATATAAAAAATGTAAAAATCTCATACTTTCCTTTGGAGTATATGGAAAAGATGATAACGCTGCTGTAGGTGTTATAACCCCTAAATCATTGCCGGTATCATGAGCAGAATATCCAGTTGAACCATCCTTGTTTCGGGTATAGCTCGCTGTGAGTCCCCAACATTTATCGGAGTATCCTTTCCACTTTTTGGGATTATCAACACAATATTCATAGGTAATTTTTGCTTGATTTTGAGTTAATTCCCAATAGTTTGCATACTTATCCGAAAGTTTTGTCGGATCTAATCCTAGATAAGAATACTGTCCCCAAAACAGTGGCCCAGCAATTTCGCCAACTGTATTATACTTAAGTACTAAAGGGATTCCATATTGCTTTTTATCCGTTGTAATAGCTCCGCTGCGAGCCCAGCCTTCATGGTAAGCCACTGCCGGAATAGGATGAGTTGGTGAAGCCGCTCCCATAATATAGGCAATCAGACACTCGTTGTATCCTTCGAGTTTAAATTTCATTTCCCAATGATAGGTAGGAGACCAATGCCAATACATTGCATTTTCACCATTGGTGTACCAATTCCATTCAACGCCTTTCCATAACTTATCTGCCTTGTCTGCTAATTCTTTTTCTTGGGCATTACCGTTTTTAAAATATTCCCTTACGGCTACCAATCCTTGGCACAAATAGGCAGTTTCAACTATATCTCCTCCGTTATCTTTTACATTGCCAAAAAAAATGGCTTTCCCTGTGGTTCCATCTATCCAATGTGCCCAAGCTCCATGAAAACGATCTGCTTTCTCCAGAAAATTCATTCCGGTAATCATTCTTTTTACAGCTTCATCTCTTGGAATAAAACCTCTTTCTACTCCAACAATCAAAGACATTAGCCCAAAACCTGAACCACCTACTGCAATTTTATTCGCTTCAAAATTAGGATCATCGGTTAGATAACGTTCTCTACCCAATTTTGAATTGGATTCTGCATAATCCCAAAAATACTTTATAGCATCTTTCTGGACCAGATCCATCGCTTGTTCGTCTGTCAACTTAGGCGATTCGACATTTGTCTTTTTTTCTTTTGTGTTGTTGTTGCAACTTAAAAGAAATAAAAAAACTGGGGCAATTAAAAATTTAAGCTTTCTCATACCTCGCTGTATAAAAAACTTGCCAAAGCAAAAATTACTCTGGCAAATTATATTTAATTAATGATTATTCATTTCCTGTATATAAAGCCCCCACTTCTGTTGCGGTCAATGCTGAAGAATACAATCTGAACTGATCCAATGCTCCAGTCCAGGAATTCATCCAGCCTTCTTCAGGATTTCCAGATCCGCCAATTCTTAAACTTCCCACTTTTGCTGTGTTAAATTTTACGTTTCCGTGACCAGTCCATTGGCTAAGTGGCTCTAATGGCACATTATCTCTATAGAGAACCATTTTTGAAATTTTTCCATCGTACACAAATGCATAATGATGCCATTGATTATCAAATATTCCGGGAACCATTTTTGCATCTAACCATTCAAACCATTTATCAGAACCACCCGTAGTTGGCTGTTCATCAACATAAAGTTTTAAAATTGGTTTGGCAGGAGTTCCTTCTGCCATAACAAACATTGATGCCTTTGCCCAGTTGTCGCTTGTCAGAGCAAATACAAATTCTGTTTGAGTTGGAATGTTATGTTTTGCCCAAAAAGAAACCGTAAAACTACCTGCAGTCGAAGCAAAATCATTTGCAGATGAATACGCAATAAATTTTTTGGCTGGACCTCCCTGCACTCCTTTTCCATTAATTCCCTGAGTTTGTGCCAAGGGATTATCACTAGGAAATTTTGCTCTAATATTGTCTACAGCAAAACGCAATGGGTCAGTAGTATTGTCCTCAAAAGGAACATAAAATTTTAAAGGTCCACCAGGAGGATTTTCATCAACTGGATAATCCCCTAATTCAGGTCTTTCCATATCCTGGCATCCTATTGTCGCCATCAAAACAATTACTATTCCGAAAGCTTTCTTAATCATAGATATATTGATTTTCATCTTCTTTATTTTTTTATCGAATAGTTATTAATAATTAGGATTTTGAACCAAAACTCCACCAGATTGATCAATTGCAGTTTGAGGTATAGGATAATAAGCATTTTTAGGTTGATACCCTAAAGGCCCAAGTACTGAAACTGCATCTCCCCAGCGAACTAAATCATAGAATCTTTCCCCTTCCATAGCAAATTCAATTCTTCTTTCTCGTTTTATGGCGGTACGTAAAGTTGATTGACTTCCTGTTACCGGAGGCAAAATTCCCGCATTATTCCCTCTCGCTCTAGCTCTTACCATTTCCAGATAACTTGCAGCAGCACTCGTATTTCCAGATTCATTGGATGCTTCGGCAGCCATCAAAAGAACATCAGCATAACGAAGAATTTTAATATTAATCCAATGGTTTTTGTTTTCACCATAATTTTGTCTCACACTAGGTGTTGAATAAGCTTTTTTATTCCAATAAGGTTGATCCAAAGGCGGTTTTGCTGGCAAGATTAAACCATTTCCATCATCTTGACCTGAATATAAGACAGTTGCCAATCTTCTTGGATCATTTGCCTCATACGCATTTATCAAATTATCATTTGGAACGTTCATTCCGAAACCTAAATCCCATGTACCTGCACCTCTAACTCCTTGAGCTTCCCAATAATTACTTGAATAATTAATTCCTCCTTGACGTAAAAACTGAATTTCAAAAACTGCTTCAGGAGAATTATCACCCCCTTCTTTAAACAAGTCAGCATAAGAAGAAAACAAAGAATATTGACCAGAAGCAATCACTTCTTGTGATTTTGCTAAAGATTTAGTCCAATCTCCTTGATACAAATATAATTTTGCCAATAAAGTGTTTGCAAAACCTTTGGTTGCTCTTCCTGGGTAAGCAGGCCAACTTAAAGGCAAATGCTGTGAAGCAAAAGTAAGATCACTAATGATTTGAGCATCAACCTGAGCAATTGTACTTTTGGGTTTTACGGCATCACCAGGAACTACTACTTTATTAAGTACGATTGGAACTTCACCGTAATCTCTGCGCAAATCAAAATAAAGAAATGCTCTCATTACCATTGCTTCGGCTTTGTTTGTCAAACTTCCCTCATCTGTTGCACCAGATTTATCAACGGCATCAATCAAATCATTACAGGCATATATCACTTTATAATGTCCATTCCAGCAATCGGTATTCATAAAATGGGTTGTGGTATATTGATATTTTTCAAAATAAGGATCAAAATTTGCAGTATCACTTGCATTACTACCTGTAATTGCATCATCCGATCGAACAGACTCGAAAAAGAATCTACACCAGTCTGTAACTCCAGGCGAAGTACGAACCAATCCATATAAACCAAAAGCTTTTTCCTCAAAACCTCCTGCAGCCAAGTCACCTTCTGCGGCAGTTCCTAAAGGTTTTCTATCTAGAAACTCCTGGTCATCACATGAATTAAATAGCGGCAACATTAACAATGCTACCATTATATATTTTATTGATTTACTATTTATACTTTTCATAACTAGCTATATTTTTAAAAAGTTACATTTAATCCCAATGAAATAACTCTTGCCACAGGATAACCTCCATTGTCAACACCAAATTGAGTAGGAGTTCCACCAATATCAGGAGTAAAACCTGAAGCTTTTGTCCAGGTATATGGATTTTGTGCATTCAAATACAAACGAAGGCTTTGTATACTGGCTTTGTTTAGTAATTCAGTATCAAAAGTATATCCAAATTGTACGTTTCTCAATCTAAGGTAGCTACCATCTTCAATCATGTAAGTAGATGCCAATTGGTTATATGAAGAACCATCATTTATCCTTGGCTCCCAGTTAGATGTGCCTGCAGCTGTCCAATGATCTAACCTATCTGTTCTATAATTGAACTGAGCAAAAGTTGATCCATTACCCCAGTTTCTATAAACTTCATTACCATAAACTCCAGCAAAATCAATAGAAAATGAAAAGTTTTTATAATTAAGAGATGCCGAGAAACCGTATGAAACATCTGGAGTAGGATTACCAATTACAGATCTGTCATCTGGTGTTATCTTCCCGTCTCCGTTTCTATCTTTATATTTAAAATCACCAGGTCCATAAGCCCCTAAAGTACTTGGTGGTGAAGCCAAAACATCGGCATAGGATTGATACAACCCTTCAACTGTGTATCCATAAAAAGATCCCATAGGCGCACCAGCTGTCATGATAGAAGGACCATCAAAAACCTGAAATCCATCTATATAAACAGATTTAACAACGTTATCAATGGTTGAAAAATTACCACTAAGCGAATAACTCCAATTCTCATTAATTTCATCATTCCATGAAGCACTGAACTCTACACCTTTATTTTCAATTTTTCCAGAATTGGTATAAAATTGTTCACTTCCCAAATCAACAAACGTCAATAAATCATCTGTTGTTTTATTATAATATGCTGCTTCAATTTTCAACCTGCTATCCAACATTGTTGCTTCAATTCCACCTTCATAAGATGTAACTGTTTCCCAACGCAAATCTGGATTGTTACGATATGCCAACACATAAGCAGGAACCAAAGATTCACCAAATACTGCAGACTGTCCATTTTTATAATTAGGATACGTAGGATAGTGGATTGAAGTATATTGATTTCCTAAAGTTCCATAAGAACCTTTAAGTTTTAGGTTATTAAAGAATTTTTGTTCTTCCATAAACTTTTCTTTAGAGATATCCCAAGCCGCACCAACGGTCCAGAAATTTTGCCATTCTCTCAAGTCTGAAGAACCATCTCTACGGAAAGAGGCGTTCACAATATATCTTCCGTCATAGTTGTAAAGTAAACGGGTAAAGTATGATGCACTTGCTCGATCCCATTGATCCGAATAAGCAAATTTTGTCGTAGGATCTCCATAGGGGAATGTATTTACATACCAAAATCTAGGATCATGAGGAATAGGAGTTCCATTAGGATACTGTTTCACATTTCCGGATAATTGCGAATAATACTGATAATTTCGATTGTATCCTCCTAAAAGTGTAATATTGTGATTGCCTAATGATTTTGTGTAAGTCAATAAATAATCCTCCTGCATTTTTTTATCGTCTGTTTTATATTGCCAAACATCCGTTAATGCAAGACTTC belongs to Flavobacterium gilvum and includes:
- a CDS encoding glycoside hydrolase family 97 protein translates to MKHIFSIFFVFILCSINAQNVKSPSNKISLNFKLLENGKPSYSVDYNGKTVIEESSLGIKLKEKKALNSDFEILSTKTSEFNESWKPVLGEKSSILNHYNELTVALVQKETKVKMNIIFRVFDEGIGFRYDFPKQENLNYFIISDEETQFNLTEDYKAFWIPGDFDSNEYAYNETKLSEVDNTKLDLNNGIGVKSIPGKYAVQSPLMMKSSTGLYVNIFEAAVVNYPVMHLNVDGSKFKLTSVLVPNAIGDKAYLQAPCVSPWRTIMISNDARDVVGSHMILNLNEPCKLDDVSYIKPMKYIGIWWEMHVGVSTWDYTGSQVAQNVLTQSLAPTGKHGATTENTKKYIDFAAKNGFDGVLVEGWNVGWEDWNGNWKEEVFDFTTPYPDFDIKAISAYAKEKNVKMIMHHETSGSVGNYERHLDRAFDLMKKYDYPAVKTGYVGKIIPRGEFHDGQAMVNHFNFVAKRAADYKLMLNSHESSRPTGYSRTYPNYIAAEAARGNEFSGWSIGNPPSHETILPFTRLLGGPMDYTPGIFEIKMSYYDKNKKEQVHTTLAKQLALYVTMYSPLQMAADLPENYEKRMDAFQFIKDVAVDWDDTKILEAEPGDYLTIARKTKGKETWFLGAITDENYRKTTIVLDFLTKGQKYKAIIYEDAKDADWKKNPMAYKIRTVEVNNKSKLNLVLAPGGGTAISFEPIK
- a CDS encoding discoidin domain-containing protein; protein product: MRRLNLIVMFLFTLSIQVVTAQNSSSNGKTEWFDPNRPASTYCNPINIGYNYTTQNHNGIPDSRRSSADPVIINYKGEYYLFATNQAGFFWSKDMSDWNFVYGSFQRLPGDDDQCAPAAWVVNDTLFYVGSTWKKDHPIWKTANPKLGRWTRHVNTAMLPTWDPAIFQDDDKKVYMYYGSSGKLPLVGVEVDYNTWLPKGNQEDYAKLYAATEVEDIQKPYGQAKSVVNLDPTNHGWERFGPNNDMEPAPWGNFIEGAWMTKHNGKYYMQYGAPATEFKGYANGVHVGDSPLGPFTYQKHNPMSYKPGGFVIGAGHGNTFADNYGNYWNTGTCKISVKDRFERRIDMFPAGFDKDDIMYSITAYGDYPTLLPTQKRDQTNGAFSGWMLLSYKKPATVSSTEDCMEVQTHRVDTGGKKVFEKICYSAENLTDENIQSYWSAKTDKPGEWFQIDLGRKMRINALQINYADHKATQYNKAMDIYYQYKIFTSNDNQNWTLVVDKSKNDKDAPHDYLELMKPIEARYVKMVNIHNASGLFSVSDFRVFGNGLSEKPKAVTGFKVNRNPSDSRNAMISWNKLPDAVGYTIYYGIAPDKLYNNIMVYDGDSYDFRGLDKGTDYYFAIEAFNENGIGPKTMKNVKSK
- the bglX gene encoding beta-glucosidase BglX encodes the protein MKKIAVILLLGFVFFGYSQKKENKKQVTIKPKAEFVAELLSKMTLEEKLGQLNLPTSGDITTGQANSSDVAKKIEEGKVGGLFNIKTVQKIRDVQRIAVEKSRMKIPLIFGMDVIHGYETTFPIPLGLSCTWDMKLIERSAQIAAQEASADGICWTFSPMVDISRDPRWGRVSEGSGEDPYLGSKIAAAMVKGYEQDDLSKNNSILSCVKHFALYGAPEAGRDYNTVDMSHIRMYNEYFPPYKAAIDAGSGSVMASFNEVDGVPATGNKWLLTDVLRKQWGFKGFVVTDFTGIPEMIDHGMGDLQTVSALALNAGVDMDMVGEGLLTTLKKSLEENKVTIEQIDKAVTLMLNAKYDLGLFHDPYKYCDDKRAKTDIFTAASRDEARKIASQSLVLLKNQNQVLPLKKSGTIALIGPLADAKENMPGTWSVATKMENAISLLAGIKEVAGKSTKVLYAKGSNLDYDETFETNATMFGKTLHRDNRSKEELLNEALKVANQADVIVAALGESAEMSGESSSRTNLEIPQAQKDLLNALLKTGKPVVLVLFDGRPLVIKEENETVPAILNVWFAGTEAGYAIADVLFGDVNPSGKLTATFPRSLGQVPIYYASKNTGRPLVNKEGKFEKFRSNYIDERNEPLFPFGFGLSYTNFSYSNLKISSDKMNFGGKVTVSVDVANTGNYDGKEVVQMYIRDVVGSVTRPVRELKGFQKIALKKGEKQTVTFEISVEDLKFYNSDLKFEAEPGLFEVFVGGNSDAQNKVSFNLVK
- a CDS encoding glucoamylase family protein; its protein translation is MRKLKFLIAPVFLFLLSCNNNTKEKKTNVESPKLTDEQAMDLVQKDAIKYFWDYAESNSKLGRERYLTDDPNFEANKIAVGGSGFGLMSLIVGVERGFIPRDEAVKRMITGMNFLEKADRFHGAWAHWIDGTTGKAIFFGNVKDNGGDIVETAYLCQGLVAVREYFKNGNAQEKELADKADKLWKGVEWNWYTNGENAMYWHWSPTYHWEMKFKLEGYNECLIAYIMGAASPTHPIPAVAYHEGWARSGAITTDKKQYGIPLVLKYNTVGEIAGPLFWGQYSYLGLDPTKLSDKYANYWELTQNQAKITYEYCVDNPKKWKGYSDKCWGLTASYTRNKDGSTGYSAHDTGNDLGVITPTAALSSFPYTPKESMRFLHFLYDENKSTYVGVAGPYDAFSPHYNWVTPRYLAIDQGTIAPMIENYRTGLLWKLFMNAPEVQQGLKNLGFSSGKYGF
- a CDS encoding LamG domain-containing protein, whose translation is MKINISMIKKAFGIVIVLMATIGCQDMERPELGDYPVDENPPGGPLKFYVPFEDNTTDPLRFAVDNIRAKFPSDNPLAQTQGINGKGVQGGPAKKFIAYSSANDFASTAGSFTVSFWAKHNIPTQTEFVFALTSDNWAKASMFVMAEGTPAKPILKLYVDEQPTTGGSDKWFEWLDAKMVPGIFDNQWHHYAFVYDGKISKMVLYRDNVPLEPLSQWTGHGNVKFNTAKVGSLRIGGSGNPEEGWMNSWTGALDQFRLYSSALTATEVGALYTGNE
- a CDS encoding RagB/SusD family nutrient uptake outer membrane protein; the protein is MKSINSKSIKYIMVALLMLPLFNSCDDQEFLDRKPLGTAAEGDLAAGGFEEKAFGLYGLVRTSPGVTDWCRFFFESVRSDDAITGSNASDTANFDPYFEKYQYTTTHFMNTDCWNGHYKVIYACNDLIDAVDKSGATDEGSLTNKAEAMVMRAFLYFDLRRDYGEVPIVLNKVVVPGDAVKPKSTIAQVDAQIISDLTFASQHLPLSWPAYPGRATKGFANTLLAKLYLYQGDWTKSLAKSQEVIASGQYSLFSSYADLFKEGGDNSPEAVFEIQFLRQGGINYSSNYWEAQGVRGAGTWDLGFGMNVPNDNLINAYEANDPRRLATVLYSGQDDGNGLILPAKPPLDQPYWNKKAYSTPSVRQNYGENKNHWINIKILRYADVLLMAAEASNESGNTSAAASYLEMVRARARGNNAGILPPVTGSQSTLRTAIKRERRIEFAMEGERFYDLVRWGDAVSVLGPLGYQPKNAYYPIPQTAIDQSGGVLVQNPNY